The proteins below come from a single Salvelinus alpinus chromosome 18, SLU_Salpinus.1, whole genome shotgun sequence genomic window:
- the ncs1a gene encoding neuronal calcium sensor 1a isoform X1, whose protein sequence is MGKSNSKLKPEMVEELTRKTYFTEKEVQQWYKGFIKDCPSGQLDSAGFQKIYKQFFPFGDPTKFASFVFNVFDENKDGRIEFAEFIQALSVTSRGTLDEKLRWAFKLYDLDNDGYITRDEMLNIVDAIYQMVPRVQGNTGNTVELPEEENTPEKRVDRIFAMMDKNADGLLTLKEFQEGSKADPSIVQALSLYDGLV, encoded by the exons ATGGGGAAGTCCAACAGCAAACTAAAGCCTGAGATGGTGGAGGAGCTGACCAGGAAAACCTACT TCACAGAAAAAGAGGTACAACAATG GTATAAGGGTTTTATTAAGGACTGTCCTAGTGGTCAGTTGGATTCAGCTGGCTTCCAGAAGATCTACAAGCAATTCTTCCCCTTCGGTGACCCCACCAAGTTCGCCAGCTTCGTTTTCAATGTGTTTGACGAGAACAAG GATGGACGTATTGAGTTTGCCGAGTTCATCCAGGCCCTGTCGGTCACCTCCAGAGGGACCCTGGACGAGAAGCTCAGAT GGGCCTTCAAGCTTTACGACCTGGATAACGACGGTTACATAACCCGGGATGAGATGCTGAATATTGTGGACGCCATTTACCAGATGGTG CCGCGCGTACAGGGGAACACG GGGAACACAGTGGAATTGCCTGAGGAAGAAAACACACCAGAGAAAAGAGTGGACCGAATCTTTGCCATGATGGACAAG AACGCAGACGGATTGTTGACCCTGAAGGAATTCCAGGAGGGCTCCAAAGCAGACCCGTCCATCGTCCAGGCTCTATCGCTGTACGACGGGCTGGTGTAG
- the ncs1a gene encoding neuronal calcium sensor 1a isoform X2, translating into MGKSNSKLKPEMVEELTRKTYFTEKEVQQWYKGFIKDCPSGQLDSAGFQKIYKQFFPFGDPTKFASFVFNVFDENKDGRIEFAEFIQALSVTSRGTLDEKLRWAFKLYDLDNDGYITRDEMLNIVDAIYQMVGNTVELPEEENTPEKRVDRIFAMMDKNADGLLTLKEFQEGSKADPSIVQALSLYDGLV; encoded by the exons ATGGGGAAGTCCAACAGCAAACTAAAGCCTGAGATGGTGGAGGAGCTGACCAGGAAAACCTACT TCACAGAAAAAGAGGTACAACAATG GTATAAGGGTTTTATTAAGGACTGTCCTAGTGGTCAGTTGGATTCAGCTGGCTTCCAGAAGATCTACAAGCAATTCTTCCCCTTCGGTGACCCCACCAAGTTCGCCAGCTTCGTTTTCAATGTGTTTGACGAGAACAAG GATGGACGTATTGAGTTTGCCGAGTTCATCCAGGCCCTGTCGGTCACCTCCAGAGGGACCCTGGACGAGAAGCTCAGAT GGGCCTTCAAGCTTTACGACCTGGATAACGACGGTTACATAACCCGGGATGAGATGCTGAATATTGTGGACGCCATTTACCAGATGGTG GGGAACACAGTGGAATTGCCTGAGGAAGAAAACACACCAGAGAAAAGAGTGGACCGAATCTTTGCCATGATGGACAAG AACGCAGACGGATTGTTGACCCTGAAGGAATTCCAGGAGGGCTCCAAAGCAGACCCGTCCATCGTCCAGGCTCTATCGCTGTACGACGGGCTGGTGTAG